A DNA window from Undibacterium sp. YM2 contains the following coding sequences:
- a CDS encoding MotA/TolQ/ExbB proton channel family protein, whose product MKTRFSAFLAATLLALTAAVAVAPVSAQESASAAASAAASAPAAEATPAPAAPADAGAPAAPAAAKEMVENPYGLDALWKTGDFVAKGTLIIMVIMSMGSWYILITKIIDQVKLSGQATDARSKFWKAASVQAGAASLKEGSPFRFIADSGIKATEHHEGALLEQIDLNTWVSMSIQRAVDKVQSRLQDGLAFLATVGSTAPFVGLFGTVWGIYHALTAIGMSGQASIDKVAGPVGEALIMTAIGLAVAVPAVLGYNFLVRRNKSAMEEVRAFSADLHSVVLSGNMGKTAAKK is encoded by the coding sequence ATGAAAACCCGTTTCTCCGCATTCCTGGCTGCAACACTCCTGGCCTTGACAGCCGCCGTTGCCGTCGCCCCTGTTTCTGCACAGGAATCCGCCTCAGCAGCTGCCTCCGCTGCCGCTTCAGCCCCTGCTGCAGAAGCAACCCCGGCACCAGCCGCTCCAGCAGACGCTGGCGCCCCGGCAGCACCAGCAGCCGCCAAAGAAATGGTAGAAAACCCATATGGTCTCGACGCCCTCTGGAAAACTGGTGACTTCGTTGCCAAAGGCACCCTCATCATCATGGTCATCATGTCCATGGGCAGCTGGTACATCCTCATCACCAAAATCATTGACCAGGTCAAATTGTCCGGTCAAGCCACAGATGCCCGCTCCAAATTCTGGAAAGCAGCTTCTGTACAAGCCGGTGCCGCTTCTCTGAAAGAAGGCAGCCCATTCCGCTTCATCGCTGACTCTGGCATCAAAGCCACAGAACACCATGAAGGCGCCTTGCTCGAACAAATCGATCTGAACACCTGGGTATCCATGTCCATCCAGCGCGCTGTTGATAAAGTCCAAAGCCGTTTGCAAGACGGCCTGGCCTTCCTGGCGACTGTAGGCTCCACAGCACCATTCGTCGGTCTGTTCGGTACCGTATGGGGTATTTACCATGCGCTGACAGCGATTGGTATGTCCGGTCAGGCATCGATCGACAAAGTAGCGGGCCCTGTTGGTGAAGCGCTCATCATGACCGCGATTGGTCTGGCTGTCGCTGTTCCTGCTGTATTGGGTTACAACTTCCTGGTCCGCCGCAACAAGAGCGCCATGGAAGAAGTCCGTGCCTTCTCCGCTGACCTGCACTCCGTAGTCCTGTCCGGCAATATGGGCAAGACAGCAGCAAAGAAATAA
- a CDS encoding tetratricopeptide repeat protein, giving the protein MKQLRLSRIAVLFAAIGFAAAPELTNIAANQAYAQESLRPEIAKIVHGAGELYKAKKFREALSKIHEADSVGGKTVNENFTIERMRLSIASAAGDNDTVIRSAETIVSANKLGGKEQLQMIQVLANGYFKAGNYGKAAQWYNRYYADGGTDPSLRPYLTQAMLQSGDSAKAMKEINAELAADEKAGRTPSLTNLEYQSNDALKRKDMATYSSALEKMVAYHGKKEYWVNLLNNIERKPGYSERFKLDLMRLKLALGQITKSADYMDMSLFAIQAGFPAEATKVIDAGYKAGALGEGKDADRHKRLRDMANKTQAETTKGLAASEAEAKAAKDGNALVNIGYGYVTAGNYDKGIAMIEEGIAKGGLKQEEDAKLHLGIAQLQAGKKANAIKTLKTVKGTDGSGDLARYWVIYANQSGK; this is encoded by the coding sequence ATGAAGCAACTTCGCTTGTCTCGTATTGCTGTATTGTTTGCAGCTATTGGCTTTGCCGCCGCTCCAGAATTAACAAATATTGCAGCAAATCAAGCTTATGCTCAAGAATCCTTGCGTCCTGAGATTGCCAAAATTGTGCACGGCGCTGGTGAATTGTACAAAGCGAAGAAATTCAGGGAAGCGCTGTCCAAGATTCATGAAGCCGACAGCGTAGGCGGCAAGACAGTCAATGAAAATTTCACGATAGAGCGCATGCGCCTGTCTATCGCTTCTGCTGCTGGTGATAATGACACCGTGATCCGTTCAGCAGAAACCATCGTTTCTGCAAACAAGCTGGGCGGTAAAGAGCAGTTGCAAATGATACAGGTGCTGGCGAATGGCTATTTCAAAGCTGGTAACTACGGCAAAGCTGCACAATGGTATAACCGTTACTATGCTGATGGCGGTACAGATCCTTCACTGCGTCCTTACCTCACACAAGCCATGTTGCAGAGCGGTGACAGTGCAAAGGCCATGAAGGAAATCAATGCTGAACTGGCAGCAGATGAAAAGGCAGGCCGCACACCAAGTCTGACCAATCTGGAATACCAGTCCAATGACGCATTGAAGCGTAAAGACATGGCTACCTATTCCAGTGCGCTGGAAAAAATGGTGGCCTACCATGGCAAGAAAGAGTACTGGGTCAACCTGCTCAATAACATCGAGAGAAAGCCAGGCTATTCCGAGCGTTTCAAACTCGATTTGATGCGTCTGAAACTGGCTCTGGGTCAAATTACCAAGAGCGCTGACTACATGGACATGTCCTTGTTTGCTATCCAGGCCGGCTTCCCGGCAGAAGCAACCAAGGTCATCGATGCAGGCTACAAGGCTGGTGCACTGGGTGAAGGCAAGGATGCAGACCGTCACAAACGTTTGCGCGACATGGCAAACAAGACCCAGGCAGAAACTACCAAAGGTCTCGCAGCTAGCGAAGCTGAAGCCAAGGCAGCCAAGGATGGCAATGCACTCGTCAATATCGGCTATGGTTATGTGACTGCCGGTAATTACGACAAAGGCATCGCCATGATCGAAGAGGGCATAGCCAAAGGTGGCCTCAAGCAGGAAGAGGATGCCAAATTGCACTTGGGTATTGCGCAGCTGCAGGCAGGCAAAAAAGCCAATGCAATCAAAACACTGAAAACGGTAAAGGGAACAGATGGCTCAGGCGATCTGGCACGTTACTGGGTGATTTACGCGAATCAGTCCGGCAAATAA
- a CDS encoding biopolymer transporter ExbD, with the protein MAMAIGNDGDGEDEVNSTINTTPLVDVMLVLLIIFLITTPVITDTVKLKLPAETNVIYKTKPENITLSVNKDGDLYWNGSMKPLAGTDALFEKLKVEAVKIPQPELHIRGDQNTRYEFIGKSILTAQRAGIAKVGFVIEPPPRN; encoded by the coding sequence ATGGCAATGGCAATTGGCAATGATGGAGATGGTGAAGACGAAGTCAACAGCACCATCAACACCACCCCGCTGGTCGACGTCATGCTGGTATTGCTGATCATCTTCCTGATCACCACCCCGGTGATTACAGATACGGTCAAGCTGAAATTACCGGCAGAAACCAACGTGATTTACAAAACCAAACCGGAAAACATCACCCTGTCGGTGAACAAGGATGGTGATCTGTACTGGAACGGCAGCATGAAGCCGCTGGCAGGCACGGATGCCCTGTTTGAAAAGCTCAAGGTAGAAGCAGTCAAGATCCCGCAACCGGAGTTGCATATCCGTGGAGATCAGAATACCCGCTATGAGTTTATTGGCAAAAGTATCCTGACGGCACAACGTGCCGGTATCGCCAAGGTCGGCTTCGTGATTGAACCGCCTCCACGGAACTAA
- a CDS encoding GGDEF domain-containing protein has product MLFRETDYRIEDIQLFRDITEDNRKLIADIIKDSLVVKAYTGQIVLDANSSGAKLYIVLKGALGVSRITEDSNQLENTITQYLPGECVGEISVLDEEIHSATISAISESELLLIEAETLWRLIDESNGVARNLLQLLSFRIRAANAQIRSRQKVGEFYRQLSMVDGLTGLHNRAWLNAQLPGMVQHAHATSAALSIIMVDLDHFKRFNDEHGHLLGDDALQTAAKVLNAGLRPSDFAARYGGEEMMVILPGANHKSALGVAQRLCNRLAKTKVFFDRQKPLPHITGSFGVATLSTGQDSNELISCADAALYRAKDSGRNQVAS; this is encoded by the coding sequence ATGCTTTTCAGGGAAACGGATTACCGGATAGAGGATATCCAGTTATTCCGTGACATTACCGAAGATAATAGAAAACTCATCGCCGATATCATCAAGGATAGCCTCGTCGTCAAGGCATACACTGGTCAGATCGTGCTTGATGCCAACAGCTCCGGCGCGAAACTGTATATCGTACTCAAAGGTGCACTCGGCGTCAGCCGCATTACCGAAGACAGCAATCAGCTAGAAAATACCATAACTCAGTATCTGCCAGGAGAATGCGTAGGCGAAATCTCTGTTCTGGATGAAGAAATTCATTCAGCAACCATCTCTGCCATTAGTGAAAGCGAATTATTACTGATAGAAGCAGAAACCCTGTGGCGTCTGATTGATGAGTCCAATGGTGTTGCCCGCAATCTCTTGCAACTGCTGTCTTTCCGCATACGTGCAGCCAATGCACAAATTCGCAGCCGTCAGAAAGTGGGGGAATTCTATCGCCAACTGTCTATGGTAGATGGGCTGACAGGCTTGCATAACCGCGCCTGGCTAAACGCACAATTGCCTGGCATGGTGCAGCATGCCCATGCTACCAGCGCAGCCCTGAGCATCATCATGGTTGATCTGGATCACTTCAAGCGCTTTAATGATGAGCACGGCCATTTGCTGGGTGACGATGCCTTGCAAACTGCTGCAAAAGTATTGAATGCAGGCTTGCGCCCCAGTGACTTTGCAGCCCGCTACGGCGGTGAAGAAATGATGGTTATACTACCTGGTGCCAATCATAAATCAGCATTGGGGGTTGCGCAAAGACTGTGCAACCGCCTGGCAAAAACCAAGGTATTTTTTGATCGTCAAAAGCCACTGCCGCATATCACCGGCTCATTTGGTGTAGCAACTTTGAGCACAGGCCAAGATAGCAATGAGCTCATCAGTTGTGCTGATGCGGCTTTGTATCGCGCCAAAGACAGCGGGCGCAATCAAGTCGCCAGTTGA
- a CDS encoding ABC transporter substrate-binding protein, whose product MFMRHQTVVCIFIMLLSTFPLHIAQAANPADLNKVVRQAFEAADDGFDMAKTQNFYSGWVSEAIFEPLLSYDYLARPARLLPLSAESMPEVTEQGKVFTFKIKPGIYFAPDPAFKGKKHELTAQDYVYTFKRLLDPVNRSPNASFIEGKIVGLDDVVAKAKKSGKFDYDTPVAGLKAVDKYTLRIELKATDYNFLYVVAYGGFGAVAREVIEAYGDQTGLHPVGTGPYMIEKYLPRSKIVLTANPEYRGYTWDFKSTGSARDEEIVRQMKGKKMPQVGKVDISIIEEEQSRWLAFQDSQLDIDKLPQSAATAALDGIALKPELVNQGIKMDRVTDAGIVFTIFNMRDPVVGGYTKEKIALRRAIGMAYSYEDEIAQMRLGQAIRSEMIIPKDVVGYDPAYRSSLAYDIKLANKLLDHFGYKRGADGYRNNPDGSPLTLKKTVEPAAIYKVQSEIYKRGLDKIGLRIEFPVSNFADNLKAASACKLNMWGGAWNADFPDGENFLQLLYGPKAGAGNHACYESPAYDALFRKAVSLPLGEERNKVYAQMNRQVEADTPWIVHTSRIRSWLYRPWITGYKKHPILHSDWAFIDVEKH is encoded by the coding sequence ATGTTCATGCGTCACCAGACAGTTGTTTGTATTTTCATTATGCTGCTATCGACATTTCCCCTGCACATTGCTCAGGCAGCCAATCCTGCAGACCTCAATAAAGTCGTCAGACAAGCGTTTGAAGCTGCGGATGATGGTTTTGACATGGCTAAAACCCAGAACTTCTATTCTGGCTGGGTCAGCGAGGCCATCTTCGAGCCCTTGCTGAGTTATGACTACCTGGCGCGCCCTGCCCGCCTTTTGCCACTGTCAGCAGAAAGCATGCCAGAAGTGACGGAGCAAGGAAAAGTATTTACCTTCAAGATCAAACCCGGCATTTACTTTGCCCCTGACCCTGCATTCAAGGGTAAAAAACATGAGCTGACCGCACAAGACTATGTTTATACCTTCAAGCGTCTGCTCGACCCGGTGAACCGCTCGCCTAATGCCAGCTTCATTGAGGGCAAGATAGTCGGTCTTGACGATGTGGTTGCCAAAGCAAAAAAATCTGGCAAATTTGACTACGACACCCCTGTTGCTGGTTTGAAAGCCGTAGACAAATACACACTGAGAATAGAATTAAAGGCTACCGACTACAATTTCCTGTATGTCGTCGCCTACGGTGGCTTTGGCGCAGTAGCAAGAGAAGTGATCGAGGCTTATGGCGATCAGACCGGATTGCATCCCGTCGGCACCGGCCCTTATATGATAGAAAAGTATCTGCCACGCAGCAAGATCGTATTGACGGCCAATCCCGAATACCGTGGTTATACCTGGGATTTCAAATCAACGGGCAGCGCACGCGATGAAGAAATCGTCAGGCAAATGAAGGGCAAGAAAATGCCCCAGGTTGGCAAAGTCGATATCAGCATCATAGAAGAAGAGCAATCACGCTGGCTGGCTTTTCAGGATTCGCAACTGGATATCGACAAGCTGCCGCAAAGCGCAGCAACGGCAGCACTGGATGGAATTGCCTTAAAACCTGAGCTGGTAAATCAGGGCATCAAGATGGACAGGGTCACAGATGCTGGTATTGTATTTACAATTTTTAATATGCGTGACCCCGTGGTCGGCGGCTACACCAAGGAAAAAATCGCCCTGCGTCGCGCCATAGGCATGGCTTACAGCTATGAAGATGAAATCGCCCAGATGCGCCTGGGACAAGCCATACGCTCGGAAATGATTATCCCTAAAGATGTGGTTGGCTATGACCCGGCTTATCGCAGCAGCCTGGCTTACGACATCAAGCTGGCCAATAAACTGCTCGACCATTTTGGCTACAAACGCGGGGCAGATGGATACAGAAATAATCCTGACGGCAGCCCGCTCACCCTCAAAAAAACCGTGGAACCCGCAGCCATCTATAAAGTTCAGTCTGAAATTTATAAACGTGGCCTGGACAAAATCGGCTTGCGCATCGAATTCCCGGTCAGTAATTTCGCTGACAACCTGAAAGCTGCCTCGGCCTGCAAATTGAATATGTGGGGCGGTGCCTGGAATGCGGATTTTCCTGATGGTGAAAATTTCCTGCAATTGCTCTACGGCCCCAAAGCTGGTGCAGGCAACCATGCCTGCTATGAGTCACCCGCCTATGATGCACTGTTCCGCAAGGCAGTATCGCTACCGTTGGGTGAAGAGCGCAATAAAGTATATGCACAAATGAACCGCCAGGTCGAAGCTGATACTCCCTGGATCGTACACACTTCCCGCATCCGTAGCTGGTTGTATCGCCCCTGGATTACTGGCTATAAAAAACATCCCATCTTGCATTCTGACTGGGCCTTCATTGATGTAGAAAAACATTGA
- a CDS encoding ABC transporter substrate-binding protein, producing the protein MKSTHPFQHRLTRTGMAICLALAGLMSSTLPLQAQAAKPEFADPEKVLRTIFPVAETGFDPAATRDLYSNAINEAIFERLFTYDYLASPAKIIPETADGMPEISADGKTYTIKLKKGIYFSPDAAFNGKKRELTVDDYVYSFKRIMDPKIASTHVWLLEDKIAGLDQLAAQAKKSGKFDYSAKVPGLEVIDKYTLRIHLTRPDFNLPMILAYTAMSAVAREVIEKYQDVQGAAMANPVGTGPFKLTEWVRGSKMVLDANPDFHTTIWDFQASSDPNDQKIIAAMKGKRMPQIGRVVVNVILEDQSRLLAFQKDEIDLFQLYGGLAPQVLNGPDLKPEFVKRGIQMSRIVDPELTIYYWNMQDPVFGGLSKEKIALRRAMAMAHNVEEEIRIVDNGHAIPLQYPIPPGVVGHDPNYKSSIQYNPAAANALLDKFGYKKGKDGYRTMPDGSPLEIVHTAQTESRGHLQAEVWKKSYDGIGIKMRAEFRPFAEILKAEKQCQLMQRISPWIADYPDGDNFMQLFYGKNIHMNNNGCVTIPEYDKLYEQSQKLAPGPERDLLYHKMTRIMELYAAQRLGYARHRMMLSQPRVIGHKKHPIMHIEWMQIDIDKNK; encoded by the coding sequence ATGAAGTCCACTCATCCGTTTCAGCACAGGCTGACCAGAACAGGTATGGCTATCTGCCTGGCACTAGCCGGTCTGATGTCATCTACCCTGCCCCTGCAGGCGCAGGCCGCCAAACCTGAGTTTGCTGATCCGGAAAAAGTGTTACGCACCATTTTTCCCGTTGCCGAGACTGGCTTTGATCCTGCTGCGACGCGTGACCTGTATTCCAACGCGATTAATGAAGCGATTTTCGAGCGTCTGTTCACTTACGATTATCTGGCCAGCCCGGCAAAAATCATTCCCGAAACAGCCGATGGCATGCCAGAGATTTCTGCCGATGGAAAAACCTATACCATCAAGCTGAAGAAAGGTATTTACTTCTCGCCTGATGCAGCCTTCAATGGCAAAAAACGTGAACTGACGGTGGATGATTATGTGTATTCATTCAAACGCATCATGGACCCGAAAATTGCCTCTACCCATGTCTGGCTGCTAGAGGACAAGATTGCGGGCCTGGATCAACTGGCGGCACAGGCAAAAAAATCCGGCAAATTTGATTATTCTGCCAAAGTACCAGGCCTGGAAGTCATCGATAAATATACCTTGCGCATACACTTGACGCGTCCGGACTTCAACCTGCCCATGATACTGGCCTACACCGCGATGTCTGCCGTCGCACGTGAGGTCATAGAAAAATACCAGGATGTACAGGGTGCCGCCATGGCAAACCCGGTCGGCACAGGCCCTTTCAAACTGACTGAATGGGTACGCGGCTCAAAAATGGTATTGGATGCCAATCCGGATTTCCATACAACTATATGGGACTTCCAGGCCAGTTCTGACCCGAATGACCAGAAAATCATCGCCGCGATGAAAGGCAAGCGCATGCCGCAAATCGGTCGCGTTGTCGTCAATGTGATTTTGGAAGATCAGTCTCGCCTGCTGGCATTCCAGAAAGATGAAATTGACCTGTTCCAGTTATATGGTGGCCTGGCACCTCAGGTATTGAATGGTCCTGACCTGAAACCTGAATTTGTCAAACGCGGCATACAGATGTCGCGCATTGTCGATCCTGAGCTGACTATCTATTACTGGAATATGCAAGACCCGGTATTTGGCGGCCTGAGCAAAGAGAAAATCGCCCTGCGCCGTGCCATGGCCATGGCACACAATGTCGAAGAAGAAATTCGCATCGTCGATAATGGTCATGCTATTCCCCTGCAATATCCTATCCCGCCTGGTGTGGTAGGTCATGACCCTAACTACAAGAGCAGTATCCAGTACAACCCTGCTGCTGCCAATGCACTACTCGACAAGTTCGGCTACAAAAAAGGCAAGGATGGTTATCGCACCATGCCAGACGGCAGCCCACTGGAAATTGTGCACACTGCCCAGACCGAATCACGCGGCCATTTACAGGCTGAAGTCTGGAAAAAATCTTACGACGGCATAGGTATCAAAATGCGTGCCGAATTCCGGCCCTTTGCTGAAATCCTCAAAGCAGAAAAGCAGTGCCAGTTGATGCAACGCATTTCACCATGGATAGCAGACTATCCCGATGGCGATAATTTCATGCAACTGTTTTACGGTAAAAATATCCACATGAATAATAATGGCTGCGTCACTATCCCTGAATATGACAAGCTGTATGAACAATCACAAAAACTGGCTCCGGGTCCAGAGCGCGATCTGTTGTATCACAAGATGACACGCATCATGGAACTGTATGCAGCACAACGCCTGGGTTATGCGCGCCACCGCATGATGCTGTCACAGCCACGCGTGATAGGGCACAAGAAACACCCTATCATGCATATAGAATGGATGCAGATAGACATCGACAAGAACAAATAG
- a CDS encoding energy transducer TonB, whose protein sequence is MDFSNRQQEPGKKFIGLGLVIAFHVLVVYALVSGLARKAMEVVIKPAEVKLVEEVKPPPPPPDTPPPPPPKLLAPPPPFIPPPEVQVQQPVQQQPAISQVSNVKPENPTFTKTQAPPAPVAETKATGPVTIPGVIDFNVGGCKPEYPRASLRNEETGTVLLSVLIGADGSVADVKIDKSSGFRGLDNAVKSQLMSGSCKNKPGTVDGKPQQTWAKVQYVWKLE, encoded by the coding sequence ATGGATTTTTCAAATCGCCAGCAAGAGCCGGGGAAGAAGTTTATAGGCTTAGGGCTGGTTATCGCATTTCACGTACTGGTGGTATATGCGCTGGTATCTGGATTGGCGCGCAAAGCGATGGAAGTGGTGATCAAGCCAGCAGAAGTCAAGCTGGTAGAAGAAGTAAAACCGCCGCCACCGCCGCCAGACACCCCGCCACCGCCACCACCAAAATTGTTGGCACCGCCGCCACCGTTCATTCCGCCACCGGAAGTCCAGGTCCAGCAGCCGGTTCAGCAACAGCCAGCGATATCGCAGGTGTCGAATGTCAAGCCAGAAAACCCGACATTCACCAAGACCCAGGCCCCACCTGCACCAGTTGCAGAGACGAAGGCCACAGGTCCCGTCACGATACCAGGCGTGATCGACTTCAACGTTGGTGGATGCAAACCGGAATATCCGCGTGCCTCCCTGCGCAATGAAGAAACCGGCACCGTCCTGTTGTCCGTATTGATTGGTGCAGATGGTTCTGTTGCCGACGTCAAGATCGACAAATCCAGCGGCTTCCGCGGTCTCGACAATGCGGTGAAATCCCAGTTGATGTCAGGTTCCTGCAAAAACAAACCAGGTACCGTCGATGGCAAACCACAACAGACCTGGGCCAAGGTTCAGTATGTATGGAAGCTCGAGTAA
- a CDS encoding HDOD domain-containing protein codes for MTDINEFKVQLEDVVKKIKDLPTLPEVAMEMLQNLDDEESSLDMVTEKIALDQSVTAKLLRLANSSYYGNNSKVVTLQQATAMLGVKNVKNLIRATILSNKFPTEKCPAFDFKAFWRHSIATAICAELISRALHMKHDFAFTAGLLHDIGKLVLVTSYPANYDQVLRHQRNTDCLLIEAERSILHIDHVDAGLALATHWNFSEAVCDAIRGHHHPEQENLNVLASVVHVANAIVHALDLAQDENDMLPLLSQAAWDTLGLGEADYLSIFRETEMRFDAMDQIVL; via the coding sequence ATGACTGATATCAATGAATTCAAGGTGCAACTGGAAGACGTGGTAAAAAAAATCAAGGACTTGCCCACCCTGCCAGAAGTTGCGATGGAGATGCTGCAAAATCTTGATGATGAAGAAAGCAGCCTGGACATGGTGACTGAAAAAATCGCCCTTGATCAATCAGTCACGGCGAAATTATTGAGGCTGGCCAATTCGTCTTACTATGGCAATAACTCCAAAGTAGTGACCTTGCAGCAGGCGACTGCCATGCTGGGTGTCAAGAATGTAAAAAACCTGATTCGCGCAACAATCCTGTCGAACAAGTTTCCTACTGAGAAATGTCCTGCATTTGATTTCAAGGCATTCTGGCGTCACAGCATTGCCACAGCGATTTGTGCTGAGCTGATCTCGCGTGCACTGCACATGAAGCATGATTTTGCCTTTACTGCGGGTCTGTTGCATGACATAGGCAAGCTGGTGCTGGTGACCAGCTATCCCGCGAATTATGATCAGGTTTTACGCCATCAGCGAAATACGGATTGCCTGCTGATCGAGGCTGAGCGCAGCATCCTGCATATTGATCATGTTGATGCTGGCCTGGCACTGGCAACACACTGGAATTTTTCCGAAGCCGTTTGTGACGCCATACGCGGCCATCATCATCCCGAACAGGAAAACCTGAACGTACTTGCTTCGGTCGTACATGTAGCAAATGCAATTGTGCACGCACTTGATCTGGCCCAGGATGAAAACGATATGCTGCCCTTGCTGTCGCAAGCCGCTTGGGATACGCTAGGGCTTGGTGAAGCTGACTACCTGAGCATTTTCCGCGAAACTGAAATGCGTTTCGATGCCATGGATCAGATCGTACTATGA
- a CDS encoding biopolymer transporter ExbD → MGMQIGSGGGSADPEVMIEMNMTPLIDVMLVLIIMLIITIPIQNHAVNLNMPTGTPPPPTVEPVVVNIDVDFDGTVSWNGTAVDHAQLEAKLAEAAAMPAANQPEIHLRPVAVVPYKSVASVMAAAQRLGVTKIGMVGNEQFLK, encoded by the coding sequence ATGGGTATGCAAATAGGTTCCGGCGGAGGCTCAGCCGATCCGGAAGTGATGATAGAAATGAACATGACGCCGCTGATTGACGTCATGCTGGTATTGATCATCATGTTGATTATTACCATTCCTATTCAGAATCACGCAGTGAACCTGAATATGCCGACAGGCACGCCACCGCCACCAACAGTAGAGCCAGTCGTCGTCAATATTGACGTCGATTTTGATGGTACGGTGTCCTGGAATGGTACGGCAGTCGATCATGCACAGCTGGAAGCGAAGTTGGCTGAAGCGGCAGCGATGCCTGCAGCAAACCAGCCAGAGATCCACCTGCGTCCGGTTGCTGTTGTGCCTTACAAATCCGTGGCGTCCGTCATGGCGGCGGCACAGCGTCTTGGTGTGACCAAGATCGGCATGGTCGGGAATGAGCAGTTCCTGAAGTGA
- a CDS encoding DUF1345 domain-containing protein: MLLTLALGSLAAIFLPGPLSLITRALCGWNVAVWTYLLLMAWLMMGTDKHAVRKMAQQEDESAVAVLVLMSLAATLSLLAIIHELSGMAGASREERAIKYLFACSTVLGSWLLLGVIFCFHYALQFYNAPPDKPALRFPEEECIPDFWDFLYFSFTIAVAAQTSDVTVMNRQTRKTVLAQSVLSFFFNVAVVGFSINIAASLVGN; this comes from the coding sequence TTGTTACTTACCTTGGCTCTGGGCAGCCTGGCTGCAATTTTCTTGCCTGGGCCGCTGTCCCTGATCACCCGTGCCCTTTGTGGCTGGAATGTAGCCGTCTGGACTTATCTTTTGCTGATGGCCTGGTTGATGATGGGAACAGACAAGCATGCTGTACGCAAGATGGCGCAGCAGGAAGATGAAAGTGCAGTAGCCGTATTGGTATTGATGTCACTGGCAGCGACCCTGAGCCTGCTGGCCATCATCCACGAATTATCCGGTATGGCAGGTGCCAGCAGAGAGGAAAGGGCGATCAAATACTTGTTTGCCTGCAGCACGGTGTTGGGTTCGTGGCTGTTGCTGGGGGTGATTTTTTGTTTTCACTATGCATTGCAGTTTTATAACGCTCCACCAGACAAGCCAGCCTTGCGTTTCCCGGAAGAGGAGTGCATACCAGATTTCTGGGATTTCCTGTATTTCTCATTCACCATCGCTGTTGCTGCACAAACTTCTGATGTGACCGTGATGAACAGGCAGACACGCAAGACTGTGCTTGCTCAGTCAGTACTCAGTTTTTTCTTTAATGTGGCGGTCGTTGGTTTTTCCATCAATATTGCTGCCAGCCTGGTAGGTAATTAG